Proteins co-encoded in one Papaver somniferum cultivar HN1 chromosome 5, ASM357369v1, whole genome shotgun sequence genomic window:
- the LOC113284188 gene encoding uncharacterized protein LOC113284188 isoform X2 encodes MLLSDVTAAVFILLGFARPASLRAESLIKLNKILSPNPFGRPCAVLMLEVSGTRDQIPAGVKFGSYIQSTVVLDSVKADVQLPERHEVSMISVGESEDSECNAACMKKELHDLAAKLGGFL; translated from the exons ATGTTACTTTCCGATGTAACGGCAGCCGTGTTTATCTTGCTTGGTTTTGCGCGACCTGCTTCACTTAGAGCTGAAAGTTTAATTAAG CTGAATAAAATTCTATCACCAAACCCATTCGGCAGGCCTTGTGCTGTTCTTATGCTTGAAGTTAGTGGAACTAGAG ATCAGATCCCAGCTGGGGTGAAATTTGGCAGCTACATTCAGAGCACTGTTGTACTCGATTCAGTTAAAGCTGATGTCCAACTTCCAG AGAGGCATGAAGTCTCAATGATATCGGTGGGTGAATCTGAAGATTCTGAATGCAATGCAGCATGCATGAAAAAAGAACTGCACGATCTG GCAGCTAAGTTGGGTGGCTTCCTTtga
- the LOC113284188 gene encoding uncharacterized protein LOC113284188 isoform X1 — MLLSDVTAAVFILLGFARPASLRAESLIKLNKILSPNPFGRPCAVLMLEVSGTRDQIPAGVKFGSYIQSTVVLDSVKADVQLPERHEVSMISVGESEDSECNAACMKKELHDLVIYDTLTFSL; from the exons ATGTTACTTTCCGATGTAACGGCAGCCGTGTTTATCTTGCTTGGTTTTGCGCGACCTGCTTCACTTAGAGCTGAAAGTTTAATTAAG CTGAATAAAATTCTATCACCAAACCCATTCGGCAGGCCTTGTGCTGTTCTTATGCTTGAAGTTAGTGGAACTAGAG ATCAGATCCCAGCTGGGGTGAAATTTGGCAGCTACATTCAGAGCACTGTTGTACTCGATTCAGTTAAAGCTGATGTCCAACTTCCAG AGAGGCATGAAGTCTCAATGATATCGGTGGGTGAATCTGAAGATTCTGAATGCAATGCAGCATGCATGAAAAAAGAACTGCACGATCTGGTCATCTATGATACTCTCACTTTCTCTTTGTAA